A genomic segment from Bradyrhizobium diazoefficiens USDA 110 encodes:
- the mnmE gene encoding tRNA uridine-5-carboxymethylaminomethyl(34) synthesis GTPase MnmE, with product MHPRDQTIFALSSGRPPSAIAVVRVSGAQAGLVLTTLAGKLPAPRQASRRLLRDGTGQPIDDAVVLWFPGPASATGEDVAEFHAHGGRAVLAALLAAISVIPNMRAAEPGEFTRRAFENGKLDLTEAEGLDDLIHADTDRQRRQALRQLQGLLGNRARDWRERIIEASALIEAGIDFSDEGDVPAELRAPAVKAIKALHVEITEVLAAQGHSERLRDGMVVAIAGEPNVGKSTLMNQLARRDVAIVSPHAGTTRDVIEVQLDLDGYPVTVIDTAGIRETDDPVEQEGVRRARARAEDADLVLWLVEGEQAADPASMRSLWTSGDGSHPSGGSVWIVRNKIDLGEFGDEGPQGEFGISASRGDGIRELVDALVKFSAEFFGTSEGALVTRARQRDLLRQASDSLRRSLELVGEGEELAAEELRSAAYALGRLLGRVDVEDVLGAIFQKFCIGK from the coding sequence ATGCATCCGCGAGACCAGACCATCTTTGCTCTGTCGTCGGGCCGTCCGCCGAGCGCGATCGCCGTGGTGCGGGTCTCGGGCGCGCAGGCCGGCCTGGTGCTGACGACGCTGGCGGGCAAGCTGCCGGCACCGCGGCAGGCCAGCCGCCGGCTGCTCCGTGACGGGACAGGCCAGCCGATCGACGACGCGGTCGTGCTCTGGTTTCCGGGGCCGGCGAGCGCGACCGGTGAGGACGTCGCCGAATTCCACGCCCATGGCGGCCGCGCGGTGCTGGCGGCGCTCCTGGCCGCTATTTCTGTAATTCCGAATATGCGGGCGGCCGAGCCCGGCGAGTTCACGCGACGCGCCTTCGAGAACGGCAAGCTCGACCTGACCGAAGCCGAGGGCCTCGACGACCTCATCCATGCCGACACCGACCGCCAGCGCCGCCAGGCGTTGCGTCAACTGCAGGGGCTGCTCGGCAACCGCGCGCGCGACTGGCGCGAGCGAATCATCGAGGCGTCGGCACTGATCGAAGCCGGCATCGATTTTTCCGACGAGGGCGATGTGCCGGCGGAGCTGAGGGCGCCGGCGGTCAAGGCGATCAAGGCGCTCCACGTCGAAATCACAGAGGTGCTTGCGGCACAGGGACATTCTGAACGCCTGCGCGATGGAATGGTGGTTGCCATCGCCGGCGAGCCGAATGTCGGCAAGTCGACGCTGATGAATCAGCTCGCGCGCCGAGATGTCGCGATCGTGTCGCCACATGCCGGCACCACGCGCGACGTGATCGAGGTGCAGCTCGACCTCGACGGCTATCCGGTCACTGTCATCGACACCGCCGGCATTCGCGAGACCGATGATCCCGTGGAGCAGGAGGGTGTGCGCCGCGCCCGAGCGCGAGCCGAGGACGCCGACCTCGTACTGTGGTTGGTGGAGGGGGAGCAGGCCGCCGATCCGGCTTCGATGCGTTCGCTGTGGACGTCCGGCGACGGGAGCCATCCGTCCGGCGGCTCGGTCTGGATCGTGCGCAACAAGATCGATCTCGGCGAGTTCGGGGACGAGGGGCCGCAGGGCGAGTTCGGGATCTCGGCCAGCCGGGGGGACGGGATTCGCGAGCTGGTCGACGCCCTCGTGAAGTTTTCCGCCGAGTTCTTTGGAACCAGCGAGGGCGCATTGGTGACCCGGGCCCGGCAACGCGATCTGTTGCGCCAGGCGTCAGACAGCTTGCGCCGAAGTCTGGAGCTTGTAGGAGAGGGCGAAGAGCTGGCGGCCGAGGAGCTTCGTTCCGCCGCCTATGCCCTGGGCCGGCTGTTGGGCCGGGTGGACGTTGAAGACGTCCTTGGGGCCATCTTTCAGAAATTCTGTATCGGAAAGTAG
- the rho gene encoding transcription termination factor Rho, giving the protein MREIKLQDLKSKTPAELVSFAEENGVENASTMRKQELLFAILKQLSLAETDIVGEGVVEVLSDGFGFLRSPDANYLPGPDDIYVSPSQIRRFGLRTGDTIEGHIRSPKEGERYFALLKVNTLNFEDPEKAKHKVNFDNLTPLFPNQRFRMEIDDPTRKDLSARVIDIVAPIGKGQRALIVAPPRTGKTVLMQNIAHSITHNHPECYLIVLLIDERPEEVTDMQRSVKGEVVSSTFDEPAVRHVQVAEMVIEKAKRLVEHGRDVVILLDSITRLGRAYNTVVPSSGKVLTGGVDANALQRPKRFFGAARNIEEGGSLTIIATALVDTGSRMDEVIFEEFKGTGNSELILDRKVSDKRTFPAIDISRSGTRKEELITDPQVLKKMYVLRRILNPMGTMDAIDFLLDKLRSTKSNSEFFDSMNT; this is encoded by the coding sequence ATGCGGGAAATTAAACTCCAGGACCTCAAGTCGAAAACCCCGGCCGAGCTCGTCTCGTTCGCGGAAGAGAATGGGGTCGAGAATGCCAGCACCATGCGCAAGCAGGAGCTGCTGTTCGCTATCCTCAAGCAGCTTTCGCTCGCTGAGACCGACATCGTCGGTGAAGGCGTCGTCGAGGTGCTCTCCGACGGCTTCGGCTTTCTCCGCTCGCCCGATGCCAATTATCTGCCGGGCCCGGACGACATCTACGTTTCGCCTTCGCAGATCCGCCGTTTTGGCCTGCGCACCGGCGACACCATCGAAGGCCACATCCGCAGCCCGAAAGAGGGCGAGCGCTATTTCGCGCTGCTGAAGGTCAATACGCTCAATTTCGAGGACCCGGAAAAGGCCAAGCACAAGGTCAATTTCGACAATCTCACGCCGCTGTTTCCGAACCAGCGCTTCCGCATGGAGATCGACGATCCGACGCGAAAAGACCTTTCTGCAAGGGTGATCGACATCGTCGCGCCGATCGGCAAGGGCCAGCGCGCCTTGATCGTGGCGCCGCCGCGCACGGGTAAAACCGTGCTGATGCAGAACATCGCGCATTCGATCACGCACAATCATCCCGAATGCTATCTGATCGTGCTTCTGATCGACGAGCGTCCGGAAGAAGTCACGGACATGCAGCGCTCGGTGAAGGGCGAGGTCGTGTCCTCGACCTTCGACGAACCGGCGGTGCGCCACGTCCAGGTCGCGGAGATGGTGATCGAGAAGGCCAAGCGCCTGGTCGAGCATGGCCGCGACGTCGTGATCCTGCTCGATTCGATCACGCGTCTCGGCCGCGCCTACAACACCGTGGTGCCGTCATCCGGCAAGGTGCTGACCGGCGGTGTCGACGCCAACGCGCTGCAGCGCCCGAAGCGCTTCTTCGGTGCCGCCCGCAACATCGAGGAGGGCGGCTCGCTGACCATCATCGCGACCGCGCTGGTCGATACCGGCAGCCGCATGGACGAAGTCATCTTCGAAGAGTTCAAGGGCACCGGTAACTCCGAGCTGATCCTCGACCGCAAGGTCTCGGACAAGCGGACCTTCCCGGCGATCGACATCTCGCGCTCCGGTACCCGCAAGGAGGAGCTCATCACCGATCCGCAGGTGCTCAAGAAGATGTACGTGCTCCGCCGCATCCTGAACCCGATGGGCACCATGGACGCGATCGACTTCCTGCTCGACAAGCTGCGCTCGACCAAGAGCAATTCGGAGTTCTTCGACTCCATGAACACCTGA
- the hemJ gene encoding protoporphyrinogen oxidase HemJ, which yields MYEWIKALHVIAVISWMAGMLYLPRLFVYHCEAEIGSKQSETFKVMERRLLKAIINPAMIITWLAGLYLAWSGHWFASGWLHVKLALVLALSAVHGFFSRWLKDFAADRRPRSQKFYRIINEVPTALMIFIVIMVIVKPF from the coding sequence ATGTACGAGTGGATCAAGGCGCTGCACGTGATCGCCGTCATTTCCTGGATGGCGGGCATGCTCTATCTGCCGCGGCTGTTCGTCTATCATTGCGAGGCCGAAATCGGCTCCAAGCAGTCGGAAACGTTCAAGGTCATGGAGCGCCGGCTGCTCAAGGCGATCATCAACCCGGCCATGATCATCACCTGGCTCGCCGGGCTCTATCTCGCCTGGTCCGGCCATTGGTTTGCATCCGGTTGGCTGCACGTAAAACTGGCACTGGTCCTGGCGTTGTCCGCGGTCCACGGCTTTTTTTCCCGCTGGTTGAAGGATTTCGCTGCCGACCGGCGTCCCCGAAGTCAGAAATTCTATCGGATTATCAATGAGGTGCCGACCGCCCTGATGATTTTCATCGTCATCATGGTGATCGTGAAACCGTTCTAG
- a CDS encoding pyruvate, water dikinase regulatory protein has translation MPTSNNYFHLHLVSDSTGETLITVARAVAAQYANVTPVEHVYPLVRSQKQLDRVLDEIEEAPGIVLFTLLEKDLVSRLEDKCKGINVPSLSIIGPVMQLFEAYLGAATTGRVGAQHVLNAEYFKRIDALNYTMIHDDGQHVEGLDDADVVLVGVSRTSKTPTSIYLANRGIRTANVPLVPGIPVPVQLETLTRPLVVSLHATPERLIQVRQNRLLSMGADSSSDTYTDRQSVAEEVAFARKLSAKHDWPLLDVTRRSIEETAAAIMKLYSDRQRNRPSE, from the coding sequence GTGCCGACCTCGAACAATTATTTCCATCTGCACCTCGTATCCGACTCCACCGGCGAGACGCTGATCACCGTCGCGCGCGCCGTCGCCGCGCAGTACGCGAACGTCACGCCGGTGGAGCATGTCTACCCGCTGGTGCGCAGCCAGAAGCAGCTCGACCGCGTGCTCGACGAGATCGAGGAGGCGCCGGGTATCGTGCTGTTCACGTTGCTCGAGAAGGATCTGGTCTCCCGGCTCGAGGACAAGTGCAAAGGGATCAATGTTCCGAGCCTGTCGATCATCGGTCCGGTGATGCAGTTGTTCGAGGCGTATCTTGGGGCCGCGACCACGGGGCGCGTCGGCGCGCAGCACGTGCTCAACGCGGAATATTTCAAGCGCATCGACGCGCTGAACTACACGATGATCCATGACGACGGTCAGCATGTCGAAGGTCTCGACGATGCCGACGTGGTGCTCGTTGGTGTCTCCCGCACCTCGAAGACGCCGACGTCGATCTACCTCGCCAATCGCGGCATCCGCACCGCCAACGTGCCGCTGGTGCCGGGCATTCCGGTGCCGGTGCAACTGGAGACATTGACGCGGCCGCTGGTGGTCAGCCTGCATGCGACACCGGAACGTTTGATCCAGGTCCGTCAGAACCGCCTGCTCTCGATGGGCGCCGACTCCAGCAGCGACACTTATACCGACAGGCAGTCCGTCGCCGAGGAGGTCGCGTTCGCCCGCAAGCTCAGCGCCAAGCACGACTGGCCGCTGCTCGACGTCACGCGGCGCTCGATCGAGGAAACCGCCGCGGCGATCATGAAGCTCTACAGCGATCGCCAGCGCAACCGGCCCTCGGAATAG
- a CDS encoding Maf family nucleotide pyrophosphatase, whose translation MGLWRGKSPLILASQSSARKMLLANAGLEFIAITADIDERGIQAASKLSSPRDIGLLLAREKAKAVSANHPGSHVIGADQTLALGERLFNKPAGRAQAMAQLRDLAGNYHELNSAVAVAHDGKIVFEDVSVARMTMRQMSEAELSAYLDAAGDAVTTSVGAYQLEGLGIHLFERIEGDHFTILGLPLLPLLAFLRSEQLIAV comes from the coding sequence ATGGGTTTGTGGCGCGGCAAATCTCCGTTGATCCTGGCCTCGCAAAGCAGCGCGCGAAAGATGCTGCTGGCGAATGCCGGGCTGGAGTTCATAGCGATCACGGCCGATATCGACGAGCGCGGCATCCAGGCCGCGTCGAAGCTTTCGAGTCCTCGCGACATCGGTCTCTTGCTGGCGCGCGAAAAGGCCAAAGCCGTGTCGGCCAATCATCCGGGAAGCCATGTCATCGGCGCCGACCAGACCCTGGCCCTTGGCGAGCGTCTCTTCAACAAGCCCGCCGGCCGCGCGCAGGCGATGGCGCAATTGCGTGATCTCGCCGGCAACTACCATGAGCTGAATTCGGCGGTGGCCGTGGCACATGACGGCAAGATTGTCTTCGAGGACGTCTCGGTGGCCCGCATGACCATGCGACAGATGAGCGAGGCGGAGCTTTCGGCCTATCTTGACGCGGCCGGGGACGCCGTGACGACCAGCGTCGGCGCCTATCAGCTCGAGGGCCTCGGCATTCACCTGTTCGAGCGCATCGAGGGCGACCATTTCACCATTTTGGGTTTGCCGCTGCTGCCGCTGCTTGCGTTCCTGCGGAGCGAACAGCTAATTGCAGTTTGA
- the coaE gene encoding dephospho-CoA kinase (Dephospho-CoA kinase (CoaE) performs the final step in coenzyme A biosynthesis.) codes for MRILGLTGSIGMGKSTTAKLFAEAGVPVYDADAAVHQLYEGEAAPAIEAAFPGTTANGKVDRPKLSARVVHDPAAIKQLEQIVHPMLGASRQKFFADAEAANAPVVVLDIPLLFETGGEKRVDAVVVVSTSPELQRERVLARGTMDEAKLNAIIAKQTPDAEKRKRADFVVDTSHGLEPVRAQIAHILAEVVKMPQRRA; via the coding sequence ATGCGGATCCTGGGACTGACCGGCTCGATCGGGATGGGCAAATCGACCACCGCGAAATTGTTCGCGGAGGCCGGCGTCCCCGTCTACGACGCCGATGCCGCCGTCCATCAGCTCTACGAGGGCGAGGCGGCGCCTGCGATCGAAGCCGCCTTCCCCGGCACCACCGCGAACGGCAAGGTCGATCGACCAAAACTGTCGGCCCGCGTCGTGCACGATCCCGCCGCGATCAAGCAGCTCGAGCAGATCGTTCATCCGATGCTCGGCGCCTCCCGACAAAAATTCTTTGCCGACGCCGAAGCCGCCAACGCGCCGGTCGTGGTGCTGGATATCCCGCTGCTGTTCGAGACCGGTGGCGAGAAGCGGGTTGACGCCGTCGTTGTGGTCTCGACCTCGCCAGAACTGCAGCGCGAGCGGGTGCTGGCGCGGGGCACGATGGACGAGGCCAAGCTCAACGCCATCATCGCCAAGCAGACGCCCGACGCGGAAAAGCGCAAGCGGGCCGATTTCGTAGTGGATACGTCACACGGACTTGAACCGGTGCGGGCGCAAATTGCGCACATCCTGGCCGAGGTCGTTAAGATGCCGCAGCGGCGAGCCTGA